One region of Salvia miltiorrhiza cultivar Shanhuang (shh) chromosome 3, IMPLAD_Smil_shh, whole genome shotgun sequence genomic DNA includes:
- the LOC131015864 gene encoding 60S ribosomal protein L10-like, which translates to MGRRPARCYRQIKNKPYPKSRFCRGVPDPKIRIYDVGMKRKGIDEFPFCVHLVSWEKENVSSEALEAAHIACNKYMAKFAGNDAFHLRVMVHPFHVLRINKMLSCAGADRLQTGMRGAFGKPQGVCARVAISRVLLSVRCKDSNSPHAQEALRRAEFKFLGRQKIIVSRKWGFTKYNRTDYLRWKSENRIMPDGVNAKLLGCHGPLALRQPGRAFVDAATL; encoded by the coding sequence ATGGGGAGAAGACCTGCAAGGTGCTATCGTCAAATCAAGAACAAACCCTACCCAAAGTCACGATTCTGTCGTGGTGTGCCTGATCCCAAGATCAGGATTTATGATGTGGGAATGAAAAGAAAGGGTATTGATGAATTTCCTTTCTGTGTGCATTTGGTCAGTTGGGAGAAGGAAAATGTTTCAAGTGAGGCACTTGAAGCAGCACATATTGCATGCAACAAGTACATGGCAAAGTTTGCTGGAAATGATGCTTTCCATTTGAGAGTGATGGTTCACCCATTCCATGTCCTTCGTATCAACAAAATGTTGTCATGTGCCGGGGCTGATAGGCTCCAGACTGGAATGAGGGGTGCTTTTGGAAAGCCCCAGGGTGTCTGTGCTCGTGTAGCCATTAGTCGGGTCCTTCTGTCTGTTCGCTGCAAGGATAGCAACAGCCCTCATGCTCAGGAGGCTCTACGCCGTGCAGAATTTAAGTTTCTTGGTCGTCAAAAGATTATCGTCAGCAGGAAATGGGGATTTACCAAGTACAATCGAACTGACTATCTGCGATGGAAGTCTGAGAACAGGATTATGCCTGATGGTGTGAATGCCAAGCTTCTTGGATGTCATGGACCTTTGGCGCTAAGGCAACCTGGAAGAGCATTTGTTGATGCAGCTACTCTGTGA